Proteins encoded together in one Caldicellulosiruptor saccharolyticus DSM 8903 window:
- a CDS encoding transposase: MFKHHHKQLSFLELYEHVKNVALNKPHSLLGFFNNFIDLSQFIPQSFYKAYYHYFGKHREFSLESILCAFFVQKILKLSTLTQLRAVLLNSFELRNFCNLIKVPSISTFSRFRKFFCSEIETLFYNIAKYAQNLSSQLNPELASTIIFDTTALKPMLKENNPKFIQSQLKKTKSQNPDVETSVIYSLTYSNLPKFASASPIFSLMFANGHFCYGFKFAILTNGFGIPLVISPATAHSFNNSLDPALSKTISDSKALVPALISLKKNFTNDSFSTFIADSALDSYSIYSTLFKDFNFSKAIIPLNPRNSKSTSNTPTSDPNISISPDDTPICNKFNLPFKCEGMCRGKNRSPRIKWRCPLSSFKDNKRTCSCPEPCTSSKSGRMFYTYPDANLRFCPGINRNSIQFEKLYYSRVTIEQTIFQLKSSLGHDTLFSRDHISLFSDFLLSAICMLLIFILSFAILKFQKSITYKKLQKLKKLIVCT; this comes from the coding sequence ATGTTTAAACACCATCATAAACAACTTTCTTTCTTAGAACTCTATGAGCACGTTAAAAACGTTGCTCTCAACAAACCTCATTCGCTCCTTGGCTTCTTCAATAACTTCATCGACCTCTCTCAATTCATCCCTCAATCCTTCTACAAAGCTTACTACCACTACTTCGGTAAACATAGAGAATTCTCATTAGAGTCTATCCTATGTGCTTTCTTCGTCCAAAAAATACTTAAACTATCTACTCTCACTCAGCTCCGTGCTGTTCTTCTTAACTCCTTTGAACTTAGAAACTTCTGTAACCTCATTAAAGTCCCTTCTATCTCTACCTTCTCAAGATTCAGAAAATTCTTTTGCTCTGAAATAGAAACTCTATTCTACAATATCGCAAAATACGCTCAAAATCTATCTTCCCAGCTAAATCCTGAACTCGCTTCTACCATTATCTTCGATACTACTGCCCTTAAACCTATGCTCAAAGAAAATAACCCTAAATTTATCCAGTCTCAACTTAAAAAAACTAAATCTCAAAACCCTGACGTCGAAACATCTGTCATCTACTCACTTACATATTCTAACCTCCCCAAGTTCGCTTCTGCTTCTCCTATCTTCTCACTTATGTTCGCTAATGGACACTTCTGCTATGGCTTTAAATTTGCCATCCTCACAAATGGCTTCGGTATACCTCTTGTAATCTCCCCTGCTACCGCTCATTCTTTCAATAATTCTCTCGACCCTGCTTTGTCTAAAACTATCTCCGACTCAAAAGCTCTTGTTCCTGCTTTAATATCATTAAAGAAAAACTTCACAAATGACTCTTTCTCTACTTTTATCGCTGACAGTGCACTCGACTCATATTCCATCTATTCCACTTTATTCAAAGACTTCAATTTCTCAAAAGCTATTATTCCTCTAAATCCCAGAAACTCTAAATCTACTTCTAATACCCCTACCTCTGACCCCAATATCTCTATCTCACCAGATGATACTCCAATTTGTAATAAATTCAATCTACCTTTCAAATGTGAAGGTATGTGCAGGGGTAAAAATCGCTCGCCAAGAATTAAGTGGCGCTGCCCTCTCTCCTCTTTCAAAGATAATAAACGCACCTGCTCTTGCCCTGAGCCCTGTACTTCTTCTAAATCGGGCAGAATGTTCTACACCTACCCAGATGCCAACTTGCGCTTTTGCCCCGGTATCAACAGAAACTCTATCCAGTTCGAAAAACTCTACTATTCAAGAGTTACTATAGAGCAAACTATCTTCCAGCTTAAATCTTCCCTCGGTCATGATACCTTGTTCTCCCGCGACCATATCTCTCTTTTTTCTGACTTCTTGCTCTCTGCAATTTGTATGCTCCTTATTTTTATTCTCTCTTTTGCTATCCTAAAGTTTCAAAAATCTATTACCTATAAAAAACTTCAAAAACTTAAAAAACTCATAGTTTGCACTTGA
- a CDS encoding efflux RND transporter periplasmic adaptor subunit, which translates to MRFKKGISLFVFVIVCIVILIVVNVFTKSIKTRQAEKMQNENVVKVIKRDLDEETTLRGVVTSEEIPIFSPVTAKVKNVFIKENNYVKKGDLIAILDDTKIRLEIKRKEREKQSLYKDLESLYTRLGECSVYSPFEGQVLEVYVKEKDVISKGSPICKVSKTDLVYLTVAFPKWLFKNIKQGDPIEIILHEFGQEIKGYVRSKSSVFYTDENGFPAFDVEVVLKERSIPLKARAFCIFEYNGQKVRSLNDGIITAEEDVIKSPTDGVVKSIYISKFSQINKNQLIIELSDDEITEQIENKKTQIEQIEEEISEYRKELSRFVIKATLDGIVSDVNIVEGKILNEGEKLAVIWNPYNLIFESKISELELDRIKKGQKVMLQFKIPGRIGVQEIINGTVEMVGSKPLEESKDTNISFYPVKIGFKSDRIKRGMHATAQIKVLIKQNALCIPVEALREENGKYYVWVKKQKTKNITKKTEKDKIVDEYGSKESYYNDAEKREVIIGESNKRYAEILKGLKEGEEVVLPQAYEKDIK; encoded by the coding sequence ATGAGATTTAAAAAGGGTATATCTTTATTTGTATTTGTAATTGTCTGTATAGTTATATTAATAGTGGTAAATGTATTTACAAAAAGCATAAAAACACGGCAGGCTGAAAAAATGCAAAATGAAAATGTTGTAAAAGTTATTAAGAGGGATTTGGATGAGGAAACGACATTGAGGGGTGTGGTTACTTCTGAAGAAATACCAATATTTTCACCTGTAACTGCAAAAGTTAAGAATGTATTTATCAAAGAAAATAATTATGTCAAAAAGGGCGATTTAATTGCAATTTTGGATGATACGAAAATAAGACTTGAAATAAAAAGAAAAGAAAGAGAAAAACAAAGTTTGTATAAAGATTTGGAAAGTTTGTACACAAGGCTTGGGGAATGTTCAGTGTATTCTCCGTTTGAAGGACAGGTTCTAGAAGTATATGTAAAAGAAAAAGATGTAATTTCAAAAGGAAGCCCAATTTGCAAAGTTAGCAAAACTGATTTGGTGTACCTTACAGTAGCATTTCCCAAATGGCTTTTTAAAAACATAAAGCAGGGGGACCCAATCGAGATAATATTGCATGAGTTTGGACAAGAAATAAAAGGATATGTAAGATCAAAAAGTTCTGTATTTTATACAGACGAAAATGGTTTTCCAGCATTTGATGTTGAAGTAGTCTTAAAGGAGAGGAGTATACCTTTAAAGGCAAGAGCATTTTGCATATTTGAATATAATGGGCAAAAAGTTAGAAGTTTGAACGATGGTATAATCACAGCAGAAGAGGATGTTATAAAGTCACCTACAGATGGTGTTGTAAAAAGTATATATATCTCAAAATTTTCACAAATAAATAAAAATCAGTTAATAATTGAACTTTCAGATGATGAGATTACAGAACAGATTGAAAACAAGAAAACACAGATTGAGCAGATTGAAGAAGAAATAAGCGAATATAGAAAGGAACTTAGCAGGTTTGTAATAAAAGCTACATTGGATGGCATTGTGAGTGACGTTAATATTGTTGAGGGCAAAATATTAAATGAAGGTGAAAAACTTGCTGTTATTTGGAATCCTTACAATTTGATATTTGAATCAAAAATATCAGAACTTGAACTTGACAGGATCAAAAAAGGTCAGAAAGTAATGTTACAATTTAAAATTCCTGGTAGAATAGGAGTTCAAGAAATAATTAATGGCACAGTAGAAATGGTAGGTTCAAAACCGCTTGAAGAGAGCAAGGATACCAATATAAGCTTCTATCCAGTTAAAATCGGGTTTAAAAGTGACAGAATTAAAAGAGGAATGCATGCCACAGCACAGATAAAAGTGTTGATAAAACAAAATGCACTCTGTATCCCTGTGGAAGCTTTAAGAGAAGAAAATGGTAAGTACTATGTGTGGGTAAAAAAGCAAAAGACAAAAAATATTACTAAAAAAACAGAAAAGGATAAGATTGTTGATGAATATGGTTCAAAAGAAAGTTATTATAACGATGCAGAAAAGAGAGAGGTTATTATTGGTGAAAGTAACAAAAGGTATGCAGAAATTTTAAAAGGCTTAAAAGAAGGAGAAGAAGTAGTATTGCCTCAGGCATATGAGAAAGACATAAAGTAA
- a CDS encoding ABC transporter ATP-binding protein, with protein sequence MKQDIMWLISKQKKFWKLSLLCIVGEIFYIALIEIAPIVSMMLIEALIHKAQSHIIYKSLIFFTLVWILQPIMWYMVIVLAISLSENIKESLRNNCFESFIFSSTTNFLQNNSMGTMVTRILEDVDEIGNFAQNLILNFTKNLLIATISMIIMLSMAPALTIIFIVIFGILFLFILKKSNQLGDLQNELQRVIDKMNSFLPNIIRNIITIKVCNAQSLINEEFQVTNKEIKRKTIKLLKILTLISMYASAVAVLVIVIIYAGGSIYILSGKGTVGILVALTMYFQNFVGAVNELFDNGIELRRISPLIKRLNEITNNDNDIKNSGIRKSDEGLSTSMLLNGDRYNLLVKDVWFKYVDSDNYILKGVNLFAEEDTVIAIIGESGAGKTTLLKLLLGIYSPERGKITLCGKNINHIGYHNLWKLVSYIPQEIDLIYGLSIKENIKLGKAIDQREIEELCQWLKIEKKILNLPLGYDTLYTEEVNFSGGEKQRIVIARELLKGAKIFVFDEPTSWLDEENEKRFLEIIHKLKKGRIIILVSHKKNIILEYADIIYILEDGVLKPNIPANRNVYRRLQNA encoded by the coding sequence GTGAAACAGGACATTATGTGGTTGATTAGCAAACAAAAGAAATTTTGGAAATTAAGTTTACTTTGCATCGTAGGCGAAATATTTTATATTGCATTAATAGAGATAGCACCAATTGTTTCTATGATGTTAATAGAAGCTTTAATACATAAAGCTCAAAGTCATATTATTTATAAAAGTCTAATTTTTTTCACATTAGTATGGATATTGCAGCCAATTATGTGGTATATGGTGATTGTTTTAGCTATAAGTTTAAGTGAAAATATAAAAGAAAGCTTAAGAAATAATTGCTTTGAAAGCTTCATATTTTCATCAACGACTAATTTTCTTCAAAATAATTCAATGGGCACAATGGTAACTAGAATATTAGAGGACGTAGATGAAATTGGAAATTTTGCACAAAATTTGATTTTAAATTTTACAAAGAATTTACTTATAGCGACTATTTCTATGATAATTATGTTATCAATGGCTCCGGCACTTACAATAATATTTATTGTAATATTTGGCATTTTATTCCTGTTCATTCTAAAAAAATCAAATCAACTTGGTGATTTACAAAATGAACTTCAGAGAGTTATTGACAAAATGAATTCATTTTTACCAAACATAATAAGAAACATTATTACGATAAAAGTTTGTAATGCACAGTCTCTTATAAATGAGGAATTTCAAGTTACAAACAAAGAAATAAAAAGGAAAACAATAAAATTACTGAAAATATTGACACTAATAAGTATGTATGCATCTGCTGTTGCTGTGCTGGTAATTGTTATAATTTATGCTGGGGGTTCAATTTATATTCTTAGTGGGAAAGGGACGGTTGGAATATTAGTTGCGTTGACGATGTATTTTCAGAATTTTGTTGGTGCTGTGAATGAATTATTTGATAATGGTATCGAACTAAGAAGAATATCGCCACTGATAAAGAGATTAAATGAAATTACAAATAATGATAATGATATTAAAAATTCTGGGATCAGAAAGTCCGATGAAGGACTTAGTACATCAATGTTATTGAACGGTGATAGATACAATTTACTGGTAAAAGATGTATGGTTTAAATATGTTGATTCAGATAATTACATTCTAAAAGGTGTTAATTTGTTTGCGGAAGAAGACACAGTTATTGCAATAATAGGAGAGTCTGGTGCAGGTAAAACGACATTGTTGAAACTTTTATTGGGAATATATTCTCCAGAACGTGGTAAAATAACTTTATGTGGCAAAAATATTAATCACATTGGCTATCATAATTTATGGAAACTTGTTAGTTATATACCTCAAGAGATAGACTTGATTTATGGTCTTTCAATTAAGGAAAATATTAAATTAGGAAAGGCAATTGATCAGCGTGAAATAGAGGAATTGTGTCAATGGTTAAAAATAGAGAAAAAAATACTTAATTTGCCGTTAGGATACGATACCTTGTATACAGAAGAGGTAAATTTTTCAGGTGGTGAAAAACAACGAATTGTAATTGCAAGGGAATTATTAAAAGGAGCTAAAATATTTGTATTTGATGAGCCCACATCGTGGTTAGACGAAGAGAATGAAAAAAGGTTTTTAGAAATAATTCACAAATTAAAAAAAGGGAGAATAATTATACTGGTTAGTCATAAAAAAAACATAATCTTAGAATATGCAGATATAATTTATATTTTAGAAGACGGAGTTCTTAAACCAAACATACCAGCAAATAGAAATGTATATAGGCGTTTGCAAAATGCATAA
- a CDS encoding CPBP family intramembrane glutamic endopeptidase has translation MRNKLPNIRKIKQLYPMYLYLYIEICGLIFIPFILYIGWLMILTIVANKPFTEEMNYSSLKDLVFQYSIPFSVFFGILPVFYVLFFKRLKLKEINILPSKNKRYIFSVLLLIIIFTFVIIYAKQKLSTELFLVLVIHNFFVAFTEELLARGVILSLLLKAMGPLASIILNGVIFACVFHSAADFVINLILRLPLGILLAFLSYWTRSIHSSVLFHWLYNVVVEFL, from the coding sequence ATGAGAAACAAATTACCTAATATACGAAAAATAAAGCAACTATATCCAATGTATCTTTATTTATACATTGAAATATGTGGTCTTATATTTATACCATTTATACTTTATATAGGTTGGTTAATGATATTGACCATAGTTGCTAATAAACCATTTACAGAAGAAATGAATTATTCAAGTTTAAAGGATTTAGTGTTTCAGTATTCAATTCCTTTTTCTGTATTCTTTGGTATATTACCAGTGTTTTATGTCCTTTTTTTTAAAAGGTTGAAACTAAAAGAAATAAATATATTACCAAGTAAAAATAAGAGGTACATTTTTTCAGTCTTATTATTAATAATAATTTTCACTTTTGTAATAATATACGCTAAACAAAAACTATCTACTGAGCTTTTCTTAGTTTTAGTTATACATAATTTTTTCGTAGCATTTACTGAGGAGTTGTTAGCAAGAGGCGTAATTCTTTCACTGTTATTAAAAGCAATGGGGCCATTGGCAAGTATAATACTGAATGGAGTAATATTTGCTTGTGTTTTTCACAGCGCAGCAGATTTTGTTATTAATTTGATATTAAGACTTCCACTAGGAATATTATTAGCATTTCTTTCGTATTGGACAAGAAGCATACATTCTTCAGTGTTATTTCATTGGTTGTATAATGTTGTGGTAGAGTTTTTATAA